Proteins encoded together in one Amblyomma americanum isolate KBUSLIRL-KWMA chromosome 1, ASM5285725v1, whole genome shotgun sequence window:
- the LOC144113477 gene encoding uncharacterized protein LOC144113477 yields the protein MRQFCACVAITGCADNGPPPQLFKQSCSWNKALLILCIVTHASVCYSGDEARSNPCKGLLVGDMAFGSRIREFDLSENSSWVDYVERIELSCAANKLTTDDDKRAVLLSCCGPETYSLIATLVKPSRPPNVGYQVIVDAVKKHINPKPSELYSSTLRRTPRPGNLQPKSCWAGSSGPPYPAFARMRVTQAAFGSRHHEVSSLVTPCTRGTSGQGPSGCLHACRDR from the exons atgcgccagttctgtgcctgtgttgctatcaccggttgtgctgataacgggccaccgccgcagctatttaagcagtcgtgttcttggaataaagcgcttttgattctgtgcattgtgactcacgcgtcagtctgttacagtggcgacgaggcacGGTCGAACCCGTGCAAGGGCCTGTTGGTCGGCGACATGGCTTTCGGCAGTCGCATTCGAGAGTTCGACCTCAGTGAAAATTCATCGTGGGTAGATTATGTCGAGCGCATTGAGTTATCGTGCGCAGCTAACAAGCTCACAACGGATGACGACAAACGAGCTGTGTTGCTCAGTTGCTGTGGGCCAGAGACGTACTCCCTCATAGCAACCCTCGTCAAGCCTTCGCGGCCACCCAACGTGGGCTATCAAGTCATCGTCGACGCAGTGAAGAAGCATATCAACCCGAAGCCATCTGAACTATACTCGAG CACTCTACGCCGCACGCCGAGACCGGGAAATCTCCAGCCGAAGTCATGCTGGGCCGGAAGTTCAGGACCGCCCTATCCAGCCTTCGCCCGGATGAGAGTGACGCAAGCTGCCTTCGGCAGCCGCCACCACGAGGTTTCCAGTCTGGTGACGCCGTGTACGCGCGGAACTTCCGGCCAGGGCCCAAGTGGTTGTTTGCACGCGTGTCGCGACCGATAG